GACCTCCATCGGACACGAGAAGGACGTCGCTGACGGAATCAGCGCCAAGACCAAGTCTGGAAAGTCCGACATATCCGCTATCCTTGCACCCACCAACCTCCGCGGTTACGTGCTCATAGAAGGCATGAACACTGACAGGATGAGGGACACCGTAAAGGGAGTACGGAAGGCGCACAGTTTCGTTGACGGCGAGATGAACTTCGCCGAGATCGACCACTACCTCGCACCCAAGCCCCTGGTCTCCGGGATCATGGAGGGCGACGTGGTGGAGCTGGTGGCAGGACCGTTCAAGGGCGAGAAGGCCAGGGTCCAGAACATCGACGAGGCCAAGGAAGAGATCACCGTGGAGCTGTTCGAGGCCATGGTCCCCATCCCGGTGACGGTCAGAGGAGATCACGTTAGGGTTCTAGAGAAAGATAGGTGAAGCTATATGGCAGATACAGTGGAAGTACTAGTGGAAGGTGGCAGGGCTACCCCCGGCCAGCCGCTCGGACCGGCCCTCGGCCCCCTCGGTGTGAACATCCCCAAGATCGTGGCGGAGATCAACAACAAGACCAGGGCCTTCGATGGAATGAAGGTCCCCGTTAAGATCATCATCGACTCCAAGACCAAGGATTTCGAGATCAAGGTGGGAACGCCCCCGACGTCCTCTCTCATCACCAAGGAACTGGGAGTGGAGAAGGGGAGCGGTTCCTCCAAAACCAACAAGGTCGGTAACCTCAGCATCGCTCAGGCCATAAAGATCGCTCAGATGAAGGGCGATTCCCTGATGGGGAAGGACCTGAAGATGAAGGTCCTGGAGGTCGTGGGAACCTGCACCTCAATGGGCGTCACCATCGAGGGATTGGATTCCAAGGCAGCCCGCACCGAGATACTGGCCGGTAAGTTCGACCAGCAGCTCACCGAGTGAGGCGAGCATAAACCCTTTACAAAAAACTATTTAAAGTATTGTTTTCTTAGGGAGACCTCACTGTAGGAGAGCTTCACTGCTCAATTGCACTACAGGAGGTATGTTATTTGGTAGAGAAGACAACCCTAGCGGCCGTCAAGAAGGCCCTTGAGTCCTCCCCCAAGAGGAACTTCAAGGAGACCGTTGATCTGGCCATCAACCTCAGGGATGTGGACCTGTCTGTTCCCAAGAACAGGATACAGGAAGACGTTGTTCTGCCACATGGAAGGGGGAAGGCGCTTAGGGTCTGCGTCATCGGAGGCGCCGAACTGGCCGCGAAGGCCAGGGACGTCGCCGACATGGTGATCACTCCGGACGAACTGGGGAAGATCGCAGATGACAAGAAGCAGGCCAAGAAGGTCGCCTCTCAGGTCGATTATTTCATCGCCGAGGCCCCCTTGATGCCCCAGATCGGTAAGAGATTGGGTATAGTCCTCGCGCCGAGAGGAAAGATGCCCAAGCCCATACCCCCAGGGGCTGACCCCAGGCCCATTATCGAGAACCTGCGCAAGTCGGTCTCGGTCCGTTCCAAGGACCGCAAGACGTTCCAGGCTCCCGTAGGCACGGTGGACATGGCCCCCGAGCAGATCGCAGAGAACGTCGATGCCATCCTCAAGAGGGTAATCGGCAAGTTGGAGAAAGGAAAGATGAACATTGACTCGGCCTATGTCAAGACGACCATGGGTCCGTCGGAGAGACTGCTCTAGGAGGCTTCGAAATGGCACACGTAGCATCTTGGAAGAAAGAAAAGGTCAAGGAGCTCGCCGACGTCATGGTAAAGAACCCGGTCGTCGCCATCGTCGATATCTATGGCATCCCGTCCCCTCAGATGCAGGACATGCGTCACGGGATGAGGAAGTTCGCCAACGTCATGATGACCAGGAACAATCTCCTCCTGATCGCCATCGATGAGGCAGCGAAGCAGAGGCCTGGCCTGGAGAAGCTGAAGCCGTTGGTCGGCGGGCAGTGCGCTATAGTCGCCACCCCCATGAACCCATTCAAGCTCTTCCAGCAGATGGAGGCTACCAAGTCCAAGGCCCCCGCCAAGCCAGGCGACATCGCCCCAGAGGATATCGTCGTCAAGGAGGGTGAGACGCCCTTCAAGCCCGGCCCCATCGTGGGCGAGCTGCAAAAGGCCGGTATCCCCGCAGCCATCGAGGGCGGCAAGATCGTCATCCGCAAGGACAAGGTCCTGGTAGAGAAAGGCCATAAGGTCCCTGAAGAACTCGCCAAGATCCTTCCTAAGCTCGAGATCCTACCCATGATCGTCGGTATGGATCTAAAGGGCGCTTTCGAGGATGGCATCGTTTACCAGAGGGATATCCTCAACGTCCCGGTTGGCTATTACCCGACCATGCTGGCCACTGCGGCCAGGAACGCAACCGCCTTGGGTGTGAGCATCGTCTACCCCACCAAGCAGACCATCGGTCCACTACTGGGCAAGGCCTATCGTGGCGCCTCTGCCGTTGGTGTCAAGGCGGCTATCCCCACAAAGGACACTATCGGTCCCCTCCTGGCGAAGGCCAGGGCAGAGATGCTTGCCATCGCCGCCCAGGTCCCCGGGCTGGAGGATGACCGTTTGAAGCAGCAGCTCACCGTGGCTGCCGCGCCTGCGCCTCAGGAAAAGAAGGTAGAGAAGAAAGAGGAAGAGAAGAAGCCCGAGGTCAGCGAGGAAGAAGCTGCTGCAGGCCTTAGTGCTTTATTCGGATGAGAACTATTCAATGGAGGAATAAAAATGGAGTACATATACAGCGCCTTGGTCCTTCACGCCG
Above is a window of Methanomassiliicoccus sp. DNA encoding:
- a CDS encoding 50S ribosomal protein L11, with the protein product MADTVEVLVEGGRATPGQPLGPALGPLGVNIPKIVAEINNKTRAFDGMKVPVKIIIDSKTKDFEIKVGTPPTSSLITKELGVEKGSGSSKTNKVGNLSIAQAIKIAQMKGDSLMGKDLKMKVLEVVGTCTSMGVTIEGLDSKAARTEILAGKFDQQLTE
- a CDS encoding transcription elongation factor Spt5, coding for MFDTHSSQSQPEFDFFLEGARPKELRLEAHAPVGAAYKDRVTIKLEVCLVEFPTECDRLEFAAEARQSILALKTSIGHEKDVADGISAKTKSGKSDISAILAPTNLRGYVLIEGMNTDRMRDTVKGVRKAHSFVDGEMNFAEIDHYLAPKPLVSGIMEGDVVELVAGPFKGEKARVQNIDEAKEEITVELFEAMVPIPVTVRGDHVRVLEKDR
- a CDS encoding 50S ribosomal protein L1 encodes the protein MVEKTTLAAVKKALESSPKRNFKETVDLAINLRDVDLSVPKNRIQEDVVLPHGRGKALRVCVIGGAELAAKARDVADMVITPDELGKIADDKKQAKKVASQVDYFIAEAPLMPQIGKRLGIVLAPRGKMPKPIPPGADPRPIIENLRKSVSVRSKDRKTFQAPVGTVDMAPEQIAENVDAILKRVIGKLEKGKMNIDSAYVKTTMGPSERLL
- a CDS encoding 50S ribosomal protein L10, with product MAHVASWKKEKVKELADVMVKNPVVAIVDIYGIPSPQMQDMRHGMRKFANVMMTRNNLLLIAIDEAAKQRPGLEKLKPLVGGQCAIVATPMNPFKLFQQMEATKSKAPAKPGDIAPEDIVVKEGETPFKPGPIVGELQKAGIPAAIEGGKIVIRKDKVLVEKGHKVPEELAKILPKLEILPMIVGMDLKGAFEDGIVYQRDILNVPVGYYPTMLATAARNATALGVSIVYPTKQTIGPLLGKAYRGASAVGVKAAIPTKDTIGPLLAKARAEMLAIAAQVPGLEDDRLKQQLTVAAAPAPQEKKVEKKEEEKKPEVSEEEAAAGLSALFG